Proteins found in one Stigmatella aurantiaca genomic segment:
- a CDS encoding GNAT family N-acetyltransferase: MNLVPFTNEHLDAASSLLALRHRAHRAALPLLPAAPEASAEARRSLEALRQQPRTGGFAALQNGQLIGFALGTLRIDTTWGRSAWLLAPGHALAPGTNPEVYRDLYAALAKHWVREGCFAHAALVPASDRPSLEAWYRAGFGHEQVHALRSLDTVKLPPGVPDGAPRIRRAGMEDLDRLLEMAGFISEHQRESPVFAPYLPEFSEDWQQDYTELLQGEADRIWLAEQDGRLLGFAIFSPSQQPPGELLTPSESVTFTVGVTREDVRCRGIGRALFARGVEEARSMGFRACVTDWRATNLAASRAWPRMGFSPALYRLTRRVDERVAWARGSLPCP; the protein is encoded by the coding sequence ATGAATCTGGTCCCCTTCACGAACGAGCACCTGGACGCAGCTTCCTCACTGCTCGCCCTGCGGCACCGCGCCCATCGTGCCGCGCTCCCGCTGTTACCGGCCGCGCCCGAGGCATCCGCCGAAGCGCGGCGGAGCCTGGAAGCGCTCCGGCAACAGCCTCGCACGGGTGGATTCGCCGCGCTCCAGAATGGGCAGCTCATCGGCTTCGCCCTCGGGACACTGCGGATCGACACCACCTGGGGACGATCAGCCTGGCTGCTCGCCCCCGGCCACGCCCTCGCGCCCGGAACAAACCCCGAGGTGTACCGCGATCTGTACGCGGCCCTCGCCAAGCATTGGGTCCGGGAAGGCTGCTTCGCCCACGCCGCGCTCGTCCCAGCCAGCGATCGCCCCTCGCTTGAGGCCTGGTACCGCGCCGGCTTCGGGCACGAGCAAGTCCACGCGCTCCGGTCCCTGGACACCGTGAAACTTCCGCCTGGCGTCCCGGACGGAGCCCCCCGGATCCGCCGCGCGGGCATGGAGGACCTGGACCGGCTCCTGGAAATGGCGGGGTTCATCTCAGAGCACCAGCGCGAGTCACCGGTGTTCGCACCGTACCTGCCCGAGTTCTCCGAGGACTGGCAGCAAGACTACACGGAGCTGCTTCAGGGCGAAGCCGATCGCATCTGGCTCGCCGAGCAGGACGGACGGCTGCTCGGGTTCGCCATCTTCAGTCCATCCCAACAGCCCCCCGGCGAACTGCTGACGCCTTCAGAGAGCGTCACCTTCACGGTAGGGGTCACACGCGAGGACGTTCGCTGCCGCGGGATTGGCCGTGCGCTGTTCGCGCGCGGCGTGGAGGAGGCCCGGAGCATGGGGTTCCGCGCATGTGTCACCGACTGGCGTGCAACCAACCTGGCCGCCTCCCGCGCCTGGCCCCGCATGGGCTTCAGTCCAGCACTCTACCGGTTGACCCGCCGGGTCGACGAACGCGTGGCATGGGCGCGCGGCTCACTTCCCTGCCCATAG
- a CDS encoding non-ribosomal peptide synthetase has product MARSTPQAGLPLGDAPTLDGEDARASSFLLHEQVAAQARRTPDAIAIWSEEGEVSYGELEARANRLAHHLQRLGVGPESIVGLHVPRSIDMVVCVLGIWKAAGAYLPLDPEYPAERLRLFLADARADVLVTSSSTGVWWEWDEHRAVDLRRDAARIASEPDSPPGNGLTAGHLAYVIYTSGSTGSPKGVMVTHRAVANHLRWRQETYPLGAGDAFLQKASLSFDISVWEIFAPLIAGARLVLARPGGQRDGGYLAGLIARQNVSIAHFGPTLLRLVLEEPDLERCASLRHVFCGGEVVPVSLCERLLARVPAQLHHQYGPTEATIDASCWDCLPGETRPYVPMGEPVANTRLYVLNERGHAAAQGEVGELLIGGVGLARGYLRRPDLTAAAFVPDPFSEEPGARLYRTGDLVRRMPDGTLQFLGRRDHQVKVRGYRVELGEIEAALMGHPGLREAVVVDRSGAEGESRLVAYVVPARNAAEPLELTALRAALERSLPDYMLPAVFVRLDGFPLTPTGKVDRRALPEPSEFNRLVPSGLHEAPRDALEARLSQLWGEVLRVALPGRNAHFLELGGDSILAVRIAARIREAGYRCRPPQLFSHPTIAELAGVLRAALQQFPEGRQTSAVPEDERALTALSEPYPLTPMQEGMLFHTLLVPGSRVYHEQLEFELRGPLVPELIEQAWCEVGARHPGLRTRFQWEGLPAPRQAEAREFPPIEWWDWRSQEPLTFTERRERFLAEDRARGFTLTDAPPVRLAVVRLEDARYWAVWSLHHLVFDGWSAALVLGELFATYAALRAGTRHELPPARPYRDFVRWIRSRDFSTEAPSWQEMLGQGVTPTPLSVDRRPTGRVPEPDAALPLRLDPGRTARLKALAGRHRITLNTLLAGAWAVLLGRYSGQRQVTFGLAVSGRSIELDGVECIAGLLLNTLAVRVEVSSQSTAEGWLRTLQARLTEFLAHEQTPLADVQRWCAGKPGETLFESLLVFENYPAEAACWSPPGTGLVVERRFGAARAPYALTITARPGESLELWASYERARFSDEVIQRLLGHLEQSLWALAEGGSMALASLELLPGDELSALLERGRGPRVAPPDEADLPALFEAQAARTRDAVAAVFQDERVTYRELDARANQLAHLLRGHGIGPEARVGLCLPRSLELLVAVLGVLKAGGAYVPLDPDYPAERTAYMMSDAGVTVLLTQASVRGRLPAGQVRSILLDEVRAELAALPSTPPPRPVLPTRLAYVLYTSGSTGRPKGVMVTHQNLLNFLQSMRREPELRPEDVVLALTSLSFDIAGLELFLPLGVGARVVIAPQEWQRDGALLAEGLAKCGATVLQATPATWQMLLQVGLPAGLRLRAFCGGEAMSRPLARALGEVAASVWNLYGPTETTIWSAVERLQGEEAEPSLGHAIDNTELYVLDAGGRPVPVGVPGELFIGGAGVARGYLGQPALTAERFVPDPFAAALGARLYRTGDLVRWREGGGLEFLGRIDQQVKVRGHRIELAEIEATLAGHPAVEQAVVAARVHAAEDVRLVAYFIPRTGQDGRDVEALRQWLSERLPGPMVPTVFVPLACFPLTPNGKIDRRALPAPDWGAAPRGTGASVPPRSATEHAVAELWRELLGGSAAPSVFDSFFALGGHSLLAVRFVMRARAIFRVGLSLQALLEEPTVAGMAAVIDAALARSPISRGEAEVDPMADAVLPPGINPRGTVPARPRPPWHLLLTGATGFVGAFLLKELLDRLPARVHCLIRAAGREEAGVKLERRLRAYGLWEERFRERIEPVPGDLAKPGLGLSSAQLGALAGRIDAIYHCGAVVSFLYPYRELRAPNVQATQALLELACRGRPKVFHHVSTLSVFPPHLRRGGALLSEEDAIEGATGFRTGYAQSKWVAERLVAQARSRGMQVAIYRLGNVTGHSQTGVWNTTDFVTRTLKSFIQLGSMPVLDGTLDLLPVDFVAKAIVHLSREPRALGRTFHMSHPRPVSAGLLRGWMETLGYSLRSLSQTEWLDELRRETERRDHNALFALAPLIGAREEPGGARPLQLFSSWGHVDHRNTRAGLEGSGIECPPVDEFLFRTYFKYFIESGFLGAPGTTWFDA; this is encoded by the coding sequence ATGGCTAGGTCGACACCGCAGGCGGGACTCCCTCTTGGGGACGCTCCAACCCTGGACGGGGAGGACGCGCGCGCTTCCTCCTTCCTGCTGCACGAGCAGGTCGCAGCGCAGGCCCGGCGCACGCCGGACGCCATCGCGATCTGGTCCGAAGAGGGGGAGGTGTCCTATGGGGAACTGGAGGCTCGCGCCAACCGGCTCGCCCACCACCTGCAGCGGCTTGGGGTGGGGCCCGAGTCCATCGTGGGGCTGCACGTCCCTCGCTCCATCGACATGGTGGTCTGCGTGCTCGGGATCTGGAAGGCGGCGGGTGCCTATCTTCCGCTCGATCCGGAGTACCCCGCCGAGCGCCTGCGGCTCTTCCTGGCGGACGCGCGCGCGGACGTGCTGGTGACCTCCAGCTCCACGGGCGTGTGGTGGGAGTGGGACGAGCACCGCGCCGTCGATCTCCGGCGGGATGCGGCCCGGATCGCTTCCGAGCCCGATTCTCCGCCCGGCAACGGACTCACCGCCGGGCACCTGGCCTACGTCATCTACACGTCGGGCTCTACGGGGAGCCCAAAGGGCGTGATGGTAACGCACCGGGCGGTGGCCAACCACTTGCGCTGGCGCCAGGAGACGTACCCTCTCGGCGCGGGAGACGCATTCCTGCAGAAGGCCTCCCTGAGCTTTGACATCTCGGTCTGGGAGATCTTCGCGCCGCTGATAGCTGGCGCGCGCCTGGTGCTGGCCCGGCCGGGCGGACAGCGGGATGGAGGCTACCTAGCCGGCCTGATCGCACGGCAGAACGTGTCCATCGCGCACTTTGGCCCCACGCTGCTTCGGTTGGTGCTGGAGGAGCCGGACCTGGAGCGCTGCGCATCGCTGCGGCACGTCTTCTGTGGTGGCGAGGTGGTCCCGGTTTCCCTGTGTGAGCGGTTGCTGGCGCGGGTGCCAGCGCAGCTTCACCACCAATATGGGCCTACCGAGGCGACCATCGACGCCTCCTGCTGGGACTGCCTCCCGGGGGAGACTCGCCCTTATGTCCCGATGGGAGAGCCCGTGGCGAATACGCGGCTCTATGTCCTGAACGAGCGCGGTCATGCCGCCGCGCAGGGGGAGGTGGGAGAACTCCTCATCGGAGGGGTAGGTTTGGCACGGGGTTACCTCCGGCGCCCGGACCTCACCGCCGCTGCCTTCGTCCCGGATCCGTTCAGCGAGGAGCCGGGTGCGCGGCTGTACCGCACGGGAGATCTCGTGCGGCGGATGCCGGATGGGACGCTGCAGTTCCTTGGCCGCCGCGATCATCAGGTCAAAGTTCGTGGCTATCGCGTCGAACTGGGCGAGATCGAGGCGGCCCTCATGGGTCACCCCGGGCTCCGCGAGGCGGTGGTGGTGGACCGCAGCGGAGCGGAGGGCGAGAGCCGGCTGGTGGCCTACGTCGTCCCGGCGCGGAACGCCGCGGAGCCGCTCGAGCTCACGGCGCTTCGGGCGGCCCTGGAGCGGTCCTTGCCGGATTACATGCTCCCGGCGGTCTTCGTCCGGCTGGACGGATTTCCACTCACCCCGACAGGCAAGGTGGACCGCCGCGCGCTGCCAGAGCCATCGGAATTCAATCGCCTCGTGCCATCAGGCCTTCATGAGGCGCCGCGGGATGCGCTGGAGGCAAGGCTGTCTCAGCTCTGGGGAGAGGTATTGCGCGTCGCGCTCCCGGGGCGTAACGCACACTTCCTGGAACTGGGCGGTGACTCCATCCTCGCTGTCCGGATCGCCGCCCGCATCCGCGAGGCGGGTTACCGGTGCCGCCCCCCCCAGCTCTTCAGCCATCCCACCATCGCGGAGCTGGCCGGGGTGCTGCGCGCGGCCTTACAGCAATTCCCGGAGGGGCGGCAAACGTCCGCTGTCCCGGAGGACGAGCGGGCCCTTACTGCCCTGTCAGAGCCATATCCGCTCACGCCCATGCAGGAGGGGATGCTGTTCCACACGCTGCTCGTGCCCGGCTCGCGCGTTTACCACGAGCAGCTGGAGTTCGAACTCCGTGGGCCGCTCGTGCCAGAACTTATCGAGCAGGCCTGGTGCGAGGTGGGAGCCCGTCATCCGGGTCTGCGGACGCGCTTCCAGTGGGAGGGGCTCCCCGCTCCGCGCCAGGCCGAGGCGCGGGAGTTCCCGCCGATCGAGTGGTGGGACTGGCGCTCACAGGAGCCACTCACGTTCACGGAACGGCGCGAGCGATTCCTCGCCGAGGACCGGGCGCGCGGTTTTACGCTCACGGACGCGCCGCCGGTGCGTCTGGCGGTGGTCCGGCTGGAGGACGCGCGGTACTGGGCCGTCTGGAGCCTGCACCACCTCGTCTTCGACGGCTGGAGCGCGGCGCTCGTTCTGGGCGAACTCTTCGCCACGTACGCGGCGCTCCGGGCCGGGACCCGTCATGAGCTGCCCCCAGCCCGGCCGTACCGGGACTTCGTGCGATGGATCCGCTCGCGCGACTTCTCCACGGAGGCTCCGTCCTGGCAGGAAATGCTGGGCCAAGGCGTCACTCCAACGCCATTGAGCGTGGATCGTCGGCCCACTGGCCGCGTGCCGGAGCCGGATGCGGCGTTGCCGCTGCGGCTCGATCCCGGTCGGACCGCCCGGCTCAAGGCCCTCGCGGGGCGTCATCGGATCACGCTGAACACGCTTCTGGCGGGAGCGTGGGCCGTGCTCCTGGGGCGATACAGCGGCCAGCGCCAGGTGACGTTTGGGCTGGCGGTGTCCGGGCGGTCCATCGAGCTGGACGGCGTGGAATGCATCGCCGGGTTGCTGCTCAACACGTTGGCCGTGCGGGTGGAGGTGTCCTCCCAGTCCACTGCCGAGGGCTGGCTGCGCACGCTTCAGGCTCGACTCACTGAGTTCCTTGCGCATGAGCAGACACCGCTTGCCGACGTCCAGCGGTGGTGTGCGGGCAAGCCCGGTGAGACGCTTTTCGAGAGCCTGCTCGTCTTCGAGAATTACCCTGCGGAGGCGGCGTGCTGGAGTCCACCAGGCACCGGGCTCGTTGTCGAGCGCCGCTTCGGCGCGGCGCGCGCCCCTTATGCGCTCACGATCACCGCGCGTCCGGGCGAGTCGCTCGAACTGTGGGCCTCCTACGAGCGCGCCCGGTTCAGCGATGAGGTGATCCAGCGTCTGCTGGGGCACCTGGAGCAGTCACTCTGGGCGCTGGCCGAGGGGGGCTCCATGGCGCTGGCCTCGCTGGAGCTGCTGCCGGGGGACGAACTGTCGGCGTTGCTGGAGCGAGGCCGAGGACCGCGGGTGGCACCTCCGGACGAGGCCGATCTCCCCGCCCTTTTCGAAGCCCAGGCCGCGCGCACTCGGGATGCGGTTGCGGCGGTGTTCCAGGACGAGAGGGTGACGTACCGCGAGCTGGACGCGCGCGCCAACCAGCTCGCCCACCTGCTGCGAGGCCACGGCATTGGACCGGAGGCGCGGGTGGGGCTCTGTCTCCCGCGCTCGCTGGAGCTGCTGGTCGCGGTGCTGGGGGTGCTCAAAGCAGGCGGGGCTTATGTCCCGCTGGATCCAGACTACCCAGCCGAGCGGACGGCTTACATGATGTCGGACGCGGGCGTGACCGTGCTGTTGACGCAGGCCTCGGTGCGCGGACGGCTTCCCGCCGGGCAGGTCCGGTCGATCCTCCTCGATGAGGTCCGCGCTGAGCTGGCCGCGTTGCCCTCCACGCCCCCGCCGCGGCCGGTGCTCCCCACCCGGTTGGCGTACGTCCTCTACACCTCCGGCTCCACCGGGCGTCCCAAGGGCGTGATGGTGACGCACCAGAACCTGCTCAACTTCCTCCAGTCAATGCGGCGCGAGCCGGAACTGCGGCCAGAGGACGTGGTGCTTGCGCTGACCTCACTCTCCTTCGACATCGCGGGGCTGGAGCTTTTTCTGCCGCTGGGGGTAGGGGCCCGCGTGGTGATCGCGCCGCAGGAGTGGCAACGCGATGGGGCACTTCTGGCCGAGGGGTTGGCCAAGTGCGGCGCGACGGTGTTGCAGGCCACCCCAGCCACCTGGCAGATGCTGCTGCAGGTTGGGCTCCCGGCGGGCCTGCGGCTGCGTGCCTTCTGCGGTGGAGAGGCCATGTCCCGCCCGCTCGCCCGCGCACTCGGGGAGGTGGCCGCGAGCGTCTGGAACCTGTATGGCCCCACCGAGACGACCATCTGGTCCGCGGTGGAGCGCCTCCAGGGCGAGGAGGCCGAGCCGTCGCTCGGACACGCCATTGACAACACGGAGCTCTATGTCCTTGACGCGGGCGGACGCCCGGTGCCGGTGGGTGTCCCGGGCGAGCTGTTCATCGGCGGCGCGGGGGTGGCCCGGGGCTACCTTGGCCAACCGGCGCTCACGGCGGAGCGCTTCGTTCCTGATCCTTTCGCGGCCGCGCTGGGGGCGCGCCTGTACCGCACTGGCGATCTCGTCCGCTGGCGGGAGGGAGGGGGGCTCGAGTTCCTCGGGCGCATCGACCAGCAGGTGAAGGTGCGTGGCCACCGCATCGAGCTGGCGGAGATCGAGGCGACGCTCGCCGGGCATCCGGCGGTGGAGCAGGCGGTGGTTGCTGCCCGGGTGCACGCAGCAGAGGATGTGCGGCTGGTGGCGTACTTCATCCCGCGGACGGGCCAGGACGGGAGGGATGTGGAAGCGCTGCGCCAGTGGCTCTCGGAGCGGTTGCCTGGGCCCATGGTGCCCACCGTGTTCGTCCCTCTGGCCTGCTTTCCGTTGACGCCGAACGGCAAGATCGATCGCCGCGCATTGCCAGCTCCAGATTGGGGGGCGGCGCCGCGGGGCACGGGTGCGTCCGTCCCGCCTCGGAGCGCCACCGAGCACGCCGTGGCGGAACTCTGGCGCGAGCTGCTGGGCGGGAGTGCGGCCCCCAGCGTGTTCGACAGCTTTTTCGCGTTGGGGGGCCACTCGTTGCTGGCGGTCCGGTTCGTCATGCGGGCGCGCGCCATCTTCAGGGTCGGGCTGTCGCTTCAGGCGCTGCTTGAGGAGCCGACCGTCGCAGGGATGGCGGCGGTCATCGACGCGGCGTTGGCGCGCTCGCCAATATCGAGAGGGGAGGCGGAGGTGGATCCGATGGCAGACGCCGTGCTGCCACCCGGGATCAATCCTCGTGGCACGGTGCCCGCGCGGCCGCGCCCCCCTTGGCACCTCCTGCTCACTGGCGCGACCGGCTTCGTCGGCGCCTTCCTGTTGAAGGAGCTGCTGGACAGGCTGCCCGCGCGCGTCCACTGCCTCATCCGCGCGGCTGGGCGCGAGGAGGCAGGGGTCAAGCTGGAACGGCGGCTCCGCGCCTACGGGCTCTGGGAGGAGCGCTTCCGGGAGCGGATCGAACCTGTTCCGGGAGATCTGGCGAAGCCCGGGCTGGGGCTCTCGTCCGCGCAGCTCGGAGCGCTTGCCGGGCGGATTGACGCCATCTACCACTGCGGCGCGGTGGTGAGCTTCCTCTACCCGTACCGGGAGCTGAGGGCGCCCAACGTGCAAGCGACGCAGGCGCTTCTGGAGCTTGCGTGCCGGGGACGGCCGAAGGTGTTCCACCACGTGTCCACGCTGTCCGTCTTCCCACCGCATCTTCGCCGGGGAGGGGCCCTTCTCTCGGAGGAGGATGCCATCGAGGGGGCGACCGGCTTCCGCACGGGCTACGCCCAGAGCAAATGGGTGGCAGAGCGGTTGGTGGCGCAGGCCCGTAGCCGGGGAATGCAGGTTGCCATTTACCGCCTGGGCAACGTGACCGGCCACAGCCAAACGGGCGTCTGGAATACCACCGACTTCGTCACCCGGACCCTGAAGAGCTTCATCCAACTCGGCAGCATGCCGGTGTTGGACGGCACGCTGGACCTGCTGCCGGTGGATTTCGTGGCGAAGGCGATCGTGCACCTGTCGCGAGAGCCCCGAGCCCTCGGGAGGACGTTCCACATGAGCCATCCACGGCCGGTGTCGGCCGGGCTGCTGCGGGGTTGGATGGAGACATTGGGCTATTCGCTGCGCAGCCTGTCGCAGACCGAGTGGCTCGATGAGTTGCGGCGGGAGACCGAGCGCCGGGACCACAACGCTCTCTTCGCGCTTGCTCCCCTGATCGGAGCGCGGGAGGAACCGGGCGGCGCGAGGCCCCTGCAGCTCTTTTCGTCCTGGGGACACGTGGACCACCGGAACACGCGCGCGGGTTTGGAGGGCAGTGGCATCGAATGCCCGCCGGTGGACGAGTTCCTTTTCCGCACCTACTTCAAGTACTTTATTGAGAGCGGCTTCCTCGGCGCGCCTGGTACTACCTGGTTCGATGCGTGA